AACTCTATCACACTCTCAGATGACTCCTTCCTGGATTTCGAAACTGAAGGTTTCTTGGAGGACTTACGATctaaggaactaggttcctcattcacctcatcatcaacatccacAACAAGTGCTGGAGGCACTACCCTCTTATTCATAAACTTTCCATCCTTCACtaatctcctcttcttcttttcttctttgttttgccTTAGAACAGATTCAAGAGCTTCCTTCTTCTATAGCCTAGTAGTAGGCCTCTTAGGAGTGGACTCCTTTGGAGTTGCCTTTTTACTCCTAGCACTAATAAAGCTTGCAAGAGCCACATTATCATAGTCTTCTTCACTATCCTCATTCTCCTCCCCAGACAGAGATCTCATTTCAGGAACAACAATTATCAGTGTCTCAGCATGGAAATGAGGAGAGGGAGCGGAATCAATACTGACCTGGGGTTCTTGTGGAGAACCAGAGGTTTCATCCCAAGTAGAAGAATAGAGCTCCTCTTGGGCATAGGGATCATGTCCCTCATGTGGTTCTCCAATAGTACTTTAAGGAGCCAAATTTTTTATAGGCACTAGTTCTCTACCCTCTACCTGTAGACTATCACCTTCCCCCTGAGGCCCATGGGTTTCAGAAACACCTTCACAACCACCCACCAAACTTCCCTCAGTAGCTATTGACAGCATATTTTCTATGGCTTCTTATTCTTGTAACTCCAAAGTAAACTCAGAAGGCACATGAAGAGTATTACTTGTAGAATTGACGACATTCAAATCGAGGTCTGATGTAGTCATTGCTGATTCATCACCATTGTGAACCATACCCTGTTGCGCTTCAGGATTCTCTTCTACTCGCAGACTGGAGACTTCTGGATTTTCTTCTCCTTCTACTATTTTTCCCTCAACCATTTTTTTCCGGTGAGGCAGAAGGAGAGGTCATAGCTACAAACCTCTTGGGGTTCGAAGTCTTGTATGTCCGATGAGAACCAAAACTTGACTGGGTTGGAAAAGAGATAATGTGTGGTTGGGAATCTTGTTTAGTGTTTGTACTGGGTGGCATAGGATACTTCGACTCTGTCACTGGTGCTTCAATAGATGAAGCCATAGTGGGGACGAGACTTGGGACATTTGTGGCTTCGAGATTTTCAGACATGGTATAGTATAGTGAAGGTTTAAGGAGGAAGAGAGTCTTTGGTTgtttgagaaaaaaaagaagttttgGCTTTAGATGTGAATAGTTATGAGAGTGACATCGTTTGGATTAATTTAAGGGGGTGAGGGACCGGTTGGGAATGGGTATTGAGTTTTTGGGTAGGCGGATGGTTTCATAATTGTTGTACGCTtgggtttcaaaaagaaaaattgaaaaatgacaTTTTATTGTTGTGTTTTATCCATTTAAAAAATTGTGCATGATAGTACAAAAGGGACTACTAACTTGTGTCAAGGGAACCAGGTTCCCTGACAGATTTTGTAGATGAGAGCCGCATCCTTTTACCAAAGTGTAATACTATTAGCTTCTTGTTTGCCCTGTAATCGCCATGCATGTCTACCTGTAACGGTATAGAAATGAGTTAGACCTCACCAGTAAACACTTTTAGCTATTTTACCTATTCATTTCTTTCATAGCCAATCATTGAGGGACCAGGTCCTCAACTTGATTTGATCAACCCCGGTGCCAAATGATTCTTTTCAAAATGCTCTCTACTTAGTGATTTGGTAAAGATATttgcaatttgatcttctgtaCGGCAAAACTTCGTACAAATAAGCTTTTTTCAACATTAACTCTAAGGAAGTGGTGTCGCACATCAACATGCTTTGTTCTCTTATGATGAACGAGATTCTTGACCATGTTGAGAGTACTGGTGTTGACACATAGTAATGGCACAAAATTAGAAAAAACACCAAAATCTTCTAGCTGCTGCTTGATCCATAGCAGTTGAGCATAATAAGAGGTAGCTACCACATACTCAGATTTTGCAGTTAAAATAGCCACTgagttttgttttcttgtacCCCATGAGATTAGACACGATCCCAAAAAGTGTGCCATGCCGGaagtgcttttcctatccaccaGATAACCAacataatcagcatcaacatacCTGACCAAGTCAAAATTGTCTCCTAAGGGATAGTAGAGAACTAAGTCCTGCTTCCCTTTGAGATACCTCAAGATTCTCTTGGCCGCCTTCAGATGAGACTCCTTTGGATTAGATTGAAACCTGGCACACAGTCTCACACTAAAAATGATATCTGGTCTGCTTGCTGTGAGATATAAGAGTGACACAATGATACCTCTGTACATGGTCTCATTCACAGGagaaccaggttcatccatgtCCAAATGAGTTTTAGTGGTAATAGGGGTATTAGTGACCTTTGAACTTTCCATCTTAATTCACTTTAAAAGCTCTTTGATGTACTTCTACTAACTTATCATTGTGCCCTTCTGAGTTTTCTTAACTTGCAGacctaagaaaaaatttaatcCCCCCATCATGCTCATCTCAAACTCGCTTCCCATGAgctttgcaaattcttcacacagagagTCATTTGTTGCACCAAAGATGATATCGTCAATATAGACTTGCACAATAAGCAGGTTCCTCCCTCGTTTCTTAAAAAATAAGGTGTCATCAATTTTTCCTCTTATAAAGCCATTTTCTAGGAGAAATCTGGACAAACTTTTATACCATGTGCGACGAGCCTGCTTCAGCCCATACAAAGCCTTGTCAAGTTTTAAAACATGCTCAGGATGCTCATGACATTTGAAGCCAGGAGGTTGTTTGACGAAAATGTTTTCTTttagaaaactattcagaaatgcacttttgacatccatttggaatagtTTGAATTCCATATGGGATGCAAAGAAATAAGGATTCTGATGGCCTCCATTCGGACAATTGGAGCAAAGGTTTCTTCATAGTCAATCCCCTCTTCTTGATTATATCCTTGAACTAGTAGTGTTTCCTTATTCCTTGTCGTGTTTCCAAACTAATCCAATTTGTTTCTAAATAACTACCTGGTTCCTATACAATTCTATCAGCTGGTCGAGGAACCAGGTTTCATACGTTGTTCCTCTAGAATTGATGGAGTTCATCTTGCATGGCAGTGATCTAGTCAGCATCTTTCAATGCTTCCTTGAAATATTTTGGCTCAATTTGAGAGAGAAAGGTTGAGCAGGCAAGTGAGTTTCTTGACTTTGATATAGTTTGAATCCCTAAGTCAAGAGGAGTGGTCATATTCTAAAGAGGATGTGAACTCTTATGCTTCCAGTTGGACACCTGAATCTCATTATGAGAGGATCTAGGTTCTTCTGGATGTGATTCATGAGTCCTGCTTCTCAGCTTAGCATCTGGGGTTCCTTGCACAACATCCACAACTTTGTTCTCTACTTCAGTTATCATGATTGAGGACCAGAATCCTCTACATCAGCTGGAGATTCAGCTATGCCATTGTCAATTCCTTGACCTGACTCATCATGCCGGCCTTTCCATTTTCCATATCATTGACTTCGCCAGGGACATTTGATAGCTCTCCATCTTGATCATCCTTATTGTTTGTAGCTCTTCCAAAAAAGGTGGTGTGATTCGTCAAAGATCATTGTATGCTTTCCTCAACACACTGAGCTTTTGTAATACACCTTGTAAGCTTTGATTTGTGATGAATATCCaagaaatattccttcatcacttttggCATCAAATTTTCCCAGAGTTTTCTTACCATTGTTAAGGACAAAACATTTGCAACCAAATGTCCTTAAGTGTGTTAGCTTAGGTTTTTTCCCATTCagcaattcatacatgattttgTTCATGAGGGAGCTGATCATGCACCACTTCACCACTGTCAGTCAGCATTTTCCTAgtcatgtcttcaagagtcctatttttCCTCTCTGTAACGCCGCTTTGTTGAGGTGTTCTTTGAGCTGAAAAATTATGATTTATACCATTTTCAGCATAGAACTCATCAAACTTTGTATTGTCGAATTCTGTTCCATGATCAGATCTTATACTCACAATATTATGGCTCATCTTTACTTGTATCTTCTTCATAAAAGCATCAAATACGGGAAAAGTCTCATCTTTGGTTTTGAGGAACAAGGTCCATGTGCCTGGAGTAGTCATCTACTATGACTAAAATGTACTTCTTTCCTCCTCTGCTTGGCACTCTCataggtccacatagatccatatgaagGAGATCAAGTGGCCTTGAGGTGCTTACTTCCTTTTTGGGTTTGAGTGAGTGAGAGATTTCACAATTCTTCCTACTCCCACAATGTATCCCTTTTTGCCATTGCCAAAGGACACACTCCCTTCTTGCAGGGCTTTGAGTGAAAGGAAATTATCagtgcttccagtcatatgcttcgagcagccactatccatataCCATCTTTGGctgcttcctttcactgttcctACATAAGATAATCAAggattagacttaggaacccaaaaAATTTTGAGTCCCTTATAATGAGGAAAAGGTTGAATCAAAGTTCTTTTTGTCTAAGAAGGCATCACACGTTTTTTAGATGAGGGGCCGGGTTCTTTAGCAGCAGTTACCTTTTCAGCAAAAACTTTTTTTTTGGTAGGATTGAAATCTGGCTTTACATGTTTCCTTGAAATGGCCGGTGTTGCCATAGTGAGTGCAGAGCCGGTTATCAGGGACATTCACATACTTGCTATGAAGGTTGTAAGGAGTTTTTTCCCTTTGGAATCCGATTCCCTACCTATTCCCCCGATTTTTCTTAAACATAATAGTGATTGCATCAAAGGACCAAGTCCACTTAAGAGATTTTTCTAGGTCATTCTTCACTCTGCCTAGATCTTCCTGAAGTTGTCTGTTTTTCTCAAGTTCAGCACACACACTAGATTTCAATGATTTTAGCTCATTTTCAAGCCTATGGTGTGTCTcacttgcaacttcctttccTTTTTGAGTGTTCTCATGCATACTTTCCCTTCTTAGTTCCTCAATTATTTTCTTTAGGTCTACAACTACTACTAATAAGTCATCTCTCTGATGCTCTATGTTTGCAATCCTCTCATTTAAGGTATCTTTTCCCTTTTTAAACGCTCAATGGTCTCTTTTAAATCAACCACAACAACCACTAGATCATCTCTCTCATGTTCTATTTCTCATAGTTCCACAGTTAACAAATTCTTATCGTTAATAAGATTGTGATATGCATCAATTAGAAAATTATCAAAGGATATAAGCTTCTTTTGAGAATAGGACTCCAAATTTCTTTGAACATCCAAAAAGTTTAtctcatcatcattgtcatcTTCCTCATCCTCATCTGATTTTGCCATAAGGGCAAAAATGGAGTCATACTCAGCTGCTTCACTTTCTACTACCATCGTAGAACTATCACCTTGCTCATCATCTTTTCCAAATTCGCTGGAAGAgtctccccatgcagcaagaCCCTATTTCACAACATTATCAACGACATCTTTTCTCTTGAATCTTTGtcaggaaccgggttcctcttgGTTGCTtttatatatgttgtatttgtacTGTTCTTGCTTGTGGAGAGGGCAGTCCTTAATGAGATATCCTGGCTTCCCGCACTTATGACATAAGTCATATCCTCTTGGCTTGTTGCAGCTGCCCTTCTTTGGAATACCTCCATTTTTGCGaaccatcttctgaaatctttttGTTAGATATGCCATATCAGCATCCTCACCACATGAGTCATCGTTGTCTGTCTTGAGGACCAGGTTCTTCTTCCTTTTGGGATCTATTCTCTCAtgatccttcttcttctttatttcatAAGTCTTCAGATTGCCAATGAGTTCATCAATGGTCAGCTTTTGCAGATCCTTTGCCTCCGTGATAGCGTTAATTTTGCTTTCCTAGGAACCAGGTAATACACTAAGTATTTTCCTGACAAGTTTGTTCCTTGGAATAGTCTCTCCTAGATAATGAAGCTCATTGATGATAGAGGTGAAGCCAGTGTGCATGACCTGAatggactcatcatccttcatcctgaagagttcATACTCAGTGGTTATCATATCAAACTTCGACTGCTTGACTTAAGTTGTCCCTTAACGTGCTGTTTGGAGAGCTTCCCAGATTTCTTTGGCAGATTGACATGCATAAATCCTATTGTATTCGTCTGGTCCAATGCCACAGACGAGGATCTTtttttcttgaaattcttatctaTAGACTTGCGATTAGTATGGTTGaattcctttcttgtttttcaaattgTCACTGTTAGTTCACCAATGGTCTTCATGGGAATGAAAGGACCATCACAGATAGAATCCCAGAGCTCTGAATCTTTAGCTACGACGAAGTCGTGCATCATTGTTTTCCACCATTTgtagtattgtccattgaacctTGGTGGTTTGTAGGTAGACTAATCTTCTTCAAAGTTTGGTGAAACAGCCGtgaggatcctttctaggtgaTAGCCTAATAGAAAGAACCTGCTcagataccaattgatagaaacTAAGGGTCCGCCAAActatactgtcacgacccaaaatccattaaaggtcgtgatggcaccggacaccgctgttaggtaagccaataataaataATCAACTTGGTTCTCATTTTAgcatttttgaaatcataatttcctTCAATTAAATGGTAAAAGATGAAATTTACAAAATGAATACAAATATTTCACAATTTCAATATTGAACAACCCACAGTTACCCTaaaacctagtgtcacaagtgcatgagaatAAACTAGGAAggtaaaataaaatacaacatatgtccggaatacaaattagaAAGGAAAATACATAAGTAACTCTGAAGGAGATTCTGCT
This genomic stretch from Nicotiana sylvestris chromosome 9, ASM39365v2, whole genome shotgun sequence harbors:
- the LOC138878388 gene encoding secreted RxLR effector protein 161-like — protein: MESSKVTNTPITTKTHLDMDEPGSPVNETMYRGIIVSLLYLTASRPDIIFSVRLCARFQSNPKESHLKAAKRILRYLKGKQDLVLYYPLGDNFDLVRYVDADYVGYLVDRKSTSGMAHFLGSCLISWGTRKQNSVAILTAKSEYVVATSYYAQLLWIKQQLEDFGVFSNFVPLLCVNTSTLNMVKNLVHHKRTKHVDVRHHFLRVNVEKSLFVDMHGDYRANKKLIVLHFGKRMRLSSTKSVREPGSLDTS